The window GGAATAGATTGCGCAGGTGCAGGACAAGAAAGGTGTAGGAGATTATAACTGGTGATGAAGAAGGGCACCCGAGCTAGATGGAGGCAGATAAAAGATGTTGGGAAAAATAATAAGGTAGAGATGTATTGGAGTACAAAGAGAAGTCGGAGGGTAATGTTTTAATATGAATAAGTTACTATtcctaataaattaataaattgtttgttaacaatacattttttaattagttgacCCAATTATATAGGTGGAGGGTTtacatgattatttttttatgagacataTATGATATAACAAATTCTTATGGATTTATGTGATGACTTGGATTAATgtgatgaatttattatttaatttaataaattactctcttcgtccgccattaaatgtctcatatttgaccgacacgggttttaagaaattatttgactttatgaagtaaagtgggtagaaaagttggtggaatgcgagatttacttttatatattagttttgtaataaaatgtgagtgaaatgagttagtggaatgtatggTACACCAACCAATTATGgtaaaagagaaatgagacatttattggcagacggacgaaaaaggaaaaatgagacatttaatagCGGACAGACGGAATAGAtctttgaaattgataaaatatgaaggtagattatatttattatattNNNNNNNNNNNNNNNNNNNNNNNNNNNNNNNNNNNNNNNNNNNNNNNNNNNNNNNNNNNNNNNNNNNNNNNNNNNNNNNNNNNNNNNNNNNNNNNNNNNNTGCGTAGCAAAAGGGTCCGGACAATCAAATCCATCCAAGACGAACGTTGGCCTATCAAATCCCCGGcttattgttttctttttgtcgTATGCCtgcatcatcttctccatttCAGCAATCCACTCGGGACTGTACTCTTCCTCGTCTTCCCTCGCTTGTGTTAGTGTTGTCACGATTTCCTCATCTTCCACAGGCTTTTCATCTTCCATCCCTAACAACTTCAACCCAATCTGACTCCCCAATCGGAAGCACCCATCTTCAAGCAGTTCAATAGGTATCTGCTTAAAATCGTCGACCCACCTCGAAATAGCGTGTCCCATCAAAGAACTCGAAGCGACAAAACGATCTCTGAGTCTCTTCGCCTTGTTCCTGCTGGGGGTTCCACTCACTCCCCTTTCCATAGCGTCCACCCTCCTTGCTTCCTCATCGGTAAGATACTGATGTTTGTCAATGCGGCCCTCTAACCTCCCCGTTCCGAACTGATCAACCTCTGCATCTTCCCTTTGCTTGAGGGTCTCCGCTGTCCAACCTTTTATAGTGGGCCAAGCACGCTCGACTCGCCTCCGTATGTGAACTACACGGTCCACGTACGCACACTGACACAAAAACAATTCACAGTAAAGGCTATTTTAATGCAACATATTGGGTTCATTAATGCAGCAAAAAGTAATGCATGTACTGTAACATATAATGCAATGCCACAATTACCTACCAAAAGAAAATGGATTGGCCCGGTGAAGTATGCAGTATCCCCCCTGGCCCAGCCCGGATAAGTGACTTCCAGCACGGATAAGACGTAACCGCACCAATTCATGTCACTGATAGCCTCCACATCGTCGATAAAGTGTAGTATCTTTGGCTTGCAATTGCCATCTGAAGGAGTCTCCATCAAGGCATTCTCCAGTAAGAACATGAATAGACGCTTGAAGACCGGACCACCATCAGTTTCTTCCTTAATCATATTTGCAACATCTGTCGCGTTCAGCTTGTACCGAGACTTTTTACACCGCGCAGCAACCATATCGTTGAACTCGAAGTTTGATTGATATTCTTTGCGTGCAATTTGAATCCGTCCTCTCGGGAAGCCCAATGTAAGGTGGACATCCTCCTCATCTAGTGTTAGGCGGTCGCCACCAGATAATGGAATCTCGCACCGAGCCAGATTTAACGACTTCAACACCCGGTAAGCTAGGTAACCTGGGTACTCCCTGATGTTGAACTCTAGGACAGCGCCGAATCCCAGTTCGATCACGGCTTCCTTCTGACGGGGAGTCAGGTTTTGTATACACGATATGAACTCGGTTGGGTTTTGACGACAGTAAAGGTAGTCGGCTTTCTTCCCCCTGggtttctttttctccaattCTTCATTGCGTGAACTTGTTGCAGCCTCTTCCTCGGCTAACCTTTTCCGCAGTTTCTCAGCGAATCCTAATGGAATAACATCGTCTACGGCTTTGTCAAACTCAGTCCGGCGGTGCTTGGAACCTGCCCAGAACAggtaaaaacatgttttagatCAAACAATCTATGCGTTGAAGTAAGTAATGCACGCCATGTATTTGTCAATGCACAGAACTGAAGCTGTAATTCACAAAACACAAACATTCCAGCATATGATTTGCTAAAGGGATGGATGCCACAAATTCATGCCAAGCTGCAACATAACAAAATTGCCAAAATACCCTATGCGATTAAGTAAGTAATGCATGTCATCTTTTTACCAATGCACAGAACTGAAGATATAATGCATAAACCCAAGCATACCAATACATCACTTGCAAAAGGGATGCATCCAACAACTACATGCCACATCACCACAGAACATAAATTCCATCTACTCTATGCGTTTAAGTAAGTAATGCAAGCCATCTATTTTGTAATGGACAAAACTCAAGATGTAATGCACAAACATGaataataatccaaaaaaatgattgaatgaTGCATAACCTTCATTCTGTTCTGGCTGGCTTTTGCAAAGGCGTTGTCTTTTAGTCATTGTATATCTGCGCGACGATAGGGAAAAAATCGGTGAGTTTTCACCCTTAACTCCGTGCGGTTTCACCCAAAAAGTGCtgaaaagtgtaaaaaatgcccgaaaaaataagaatacaATAAATAGAATGCTCACAATACCAAAGTCTCCAACAAAACAACAACGTCTTTTTTGCATTACACCTACGGCAAAACCCAGATCCAAAGCAGAGAAGTAATTGTTATATCAAGGATGAACAAAACCCTATCCCTACCAACCGCAATTTCAACTTTCCCAACAAGATCGAGCCAAAgaattttgtgcattatttcgATTATAAACTAAGAATCGATGTTTCAGAGTGTTTGTGACTTCAATCGATGTTTAGGACTGTTTGTGCctaccaaacaaaaaaaacagaacCAAACCTCGATTTTGGGAGGAGATGTTTCGACTTCCGACGACGAACAGCGCGTAGTGTTTAAAAGTAGGGAATCGTCCAGCGACGTAGATTCCACGGCGGGAATGGTGCACCAACGGAGCGTTCGCGGCGGCCGGCGTTCGTAGAACTTGATTCTAATTCACGGAtcggcggctagggttttgtgGATTTAGGAGAGAATATTTGAGAAATAGTGTTGATGGgatggagtgagagagaggggagTTGAGAGGTCGATGAAAATGCCGCGTTAATTTCGGACCTGCCGTTTTGAAACCGATTATGTAGTATGTTGTTTTACTGCTTTACCCTTTTAATGCACGAAAATGGACAAATAATGCAATACGGGATCAGATTGTCACTTTTAATCTACTCCATCCATTCCatcaatctaatggttgatattAAGAAGAGGAAAGACACTTAGGGTGTAATAGGACCTTAATGcttccctatatatatatatatatatatatatatatatatatatatatatattacccTGGCCTTGAGTTGGAATTGGTTCCTTGCCCAATTTGAATTACAAACATCCATGATACCAATACCTATTGGTCGAAGTATACTTAATTAAAccttattttattagtaaagcAACTCTAATTAGTACTAGGAAATActgaaaatacataattagtGTATTCTTCCTACCGGTTGGTATAAGAGTTATTTTAGctttttaagtattattttaagtggatGACATGCATATTCGTTAATGGTGCTATTATATgttattaaaacaaaatacaaaaacaaaaacaagtaaaattGCCGAAAATCGaatgggaaaaaataaatgcgGTGAACGTGGATCGAACACGTGACCTTCAGATCTTCAGTCTGACGCTCTCCCAACTGAGCTATCCCCGCTTTGTGTTATGTAACTTGCCAACAGTTTCAGTTATCGGATACTGATTTTGAAAGGAAAATATATGATATTAagatatttgtaaaattaagttatagtaattatttatccAAACTCTAAAGTTACAATCGTAAAAGTACACCAGAGTCAAAAGAAGTTAGGTATACCGTGATTCATGAAGCCTTgaaaactagtagtactagtatcaAATAACACTCAAATACTTTGCCATTTTAGTGCCCACAAGTCAAAACTAACCATGCATGCACTCCCCTTTTAACAGGAAGAGTTAGTAGGAGTATCGCATGTTTAATAACAGCCTTAACTACGTTTGGATGTGATGATGACAATAGGAACATAtctaatttacaaaaaatctACTATATGAGGTCTAACCGTTTGATGAAAACAAGCCGAATCCAGTGAACCAATAATTCTAACAGCAGTTATATTTGTCAAAGTAACTGGCAGTCATCTTAACAAATTTTGACAGCTAAAGAGCTCCACCCAAGGGCTAACATAAGCACAAACATATACCATCAAAAAAAGTTCACCCTAAATTAGAACTAACACCAACATGGAGGTATCAGGTATAAATACACCAAGTTTATTACAGTAACAAACACATCCCCTTCCCTAGTACCTCAACCAAATGGGGAGGAACCAATCTTCCTCTGTGTTGGCCGTttttaagaatatttatagaaCGATATGCTCTTGTCATCAGACACACTGGCAAGCAGGCAAGATCTTACATCTGTCTGTAACGTTGGACCAAATGCCACTGCCCAAACCTGGTCAGTGTGGCTAGTCAGTATCTGGGTGGCTGCTCTCATCTTCAGATCCCATAGGCGAACGCTTTTGTCACTTGAGCCTGTTGCTATTGCTGCTCCGTCTGGGGATACATCCACACTCAGCACCCAGCTAGAGTGGCCTGACAGCGATGTGATCAAGGTTTTCCTCTCGGCATCATAGACATGGACATGACCGTCGTCTGAAGCAGAGAAGAGCACTCTTGAATCAAGAGGAGCTGATGAGTACACAAGACTTCTGACGGGCATGCAGTGGCCTTCCAAGTGGTGCAAGAATTTGGCACGGGGCACGTCAAAGACAGAGATGGTTCCATCCATTGCACCAGATGCAACTTGTCTACCATCGGGGCTCCATGCTACGGACAGGGCAAATTTCTTGCTCCCACTTCTCTCTGATGGCTTCAATCCTTCGGGTCGAGGAGCTTCTAGTGTGGCAATCAGCTTCCATTCTGCGGTATCCCACAGTTTCACTGATGCACTACCACCTCCAGCTGCTGCTAGTGTTGTACCCTGAGTAAGAAGATGTAGAAGTTTCCGATGAGACAAACAAAAGTAAATTCTGCCAGAAATAGGCAAAAGTAACATATAGTAATTGGGAAAGTTCAAAGATATTATAGCTGATATCATAATGCTTCTCAAAATTGTTTGGAAAAGGTATGGAAGAGTTCCATGAACAAGAATCAGAATACTATTGAGACCACAAGTAAAAGATAGAAATGTGTTAACTCATAGGTTAGCAATGATCAAGgtctaatatataaatatatatgtatgtatgtaaaTATTACAGTATTTTCTTAcagtatatattaattgtttGGTAGTCAATCAGAGGAGTATGCACCAAGAAGGAGAAGATCTCATCAGATTGGGAAACTTAACAAATCTGGACAGGAGTTCTCATTTTCACACCacaaacaatatattataGTGTTATGTACAATTCTGGGCCATCATGAGTCACCAAACAGAATACGAAACCAACATGTATCATTGTTCTTACAGGATactatgaaatttgaaaaattggtACAATTTTCATTATCAGTATGAGAAAAGTAGCCTCGGGTTAGAATGAGATCAGTGTCTGTCTGATGACACCACCAAGTAAAAGATCGTGCAAACTACTATGATTAAAGCTAGGAAGACAGTAAACGTTTATGATCCGTCACCCATGGAAACAATTTATAGCTGGAAAGTTACTTCAAGTTAACCTATAGCTGCCCAGTCAGAGAAGAAAACGTGGTGTCAcaacatattataaattttcgaGGCAAAAGCTCTGTGTCTCGGATCACCAGTCAAAATGAGTGCAAGAAGTatgtttcaactttcaactaAATATAAACAGGAACCTTTATGCCTCGTTTGCTAGGAAAGATATGATCAGAAGAGATATGACATACTATAACAGTGAATAGGATGTGGTGTCTTAGCTAAGGATGATATCTTAACATAACATGTTGTTTGGTAGCAAAGTTGAAATTCCCATATAGACAGATTGTGTTTGGCATACAAGATTGGATCGTATCACAAGTAAGATCGACTATTTCAACCTCTAGATTTCATTTGTTGACGATTTTGTGCATGTAACTCTCCCATTCCCAAATTTGCTGAAGGCGCCACAGGTTTGCGGAATTGATCTTCAATTGAAGGATTCCACTGATAACTTTCTTATCTTGGAGTTATCACTAACTAACATCAATTGAAGTTTCTCAAGAAGCAAGATTTTGAATTACCTTTCAAccaaatttttcaaaacacAAAGTACCACAAGTTCACATCAACTAAAATCAGAAGGTATGCTATAAACCTGAGGCAGGAGTGAAAAACCAGAAAA is drawn from Salvia hispanica cultivar TCC Black 2014 chromosome 6, UniMelb_Shisp_WGS_1.0, whole genome shotgun sequence and contains these coding sequences:
- the LOC125197344 gene encoding WD repeat-containing protein VIP3, yielding MKLAPLNTVQNAHDDSIWAAAWVPPTDDSGPLLLTGSLDETVRLWNPNGPDKLQTNTGHCLGVVSVAAHPSGRIAASASIDSFIRVFDVATNNTIATLEAPPSEVWQLQFNPQGTTLAAAGGGSASVKLWDTAEWKLIATLEAPRPEGLKPSERSGSKKFALSVAWSPDGRQVASGAMDGTISVFDVPRAKFLHHLEGHCMPVRSLVYSSAPLDSRVLFSASDDGHVHVYDAERKTLITSLSGHSSWVLSVDVSPDGAAIATGSSDKSVRLWDLKMRAATQILTSHTDQVWAVAFGPTLQTDVRSCLLASVSDDKSISFYKYS